GCGAGCGCCTGAATTCTGAGGCGCTTGCAGAGGTCTATGCCAGCGCCCGCATCCTGCTGAACAGCCATATGCCGCTGATGGCGACGCAGGGCTTCATGAGCAACCGGAGTTATGATGCGCTGGCCAGCGGGGCGCTTGTTGTCTCGGACCGGGTATCCGGCTTCCACGATCCGGATTTTCCCGAGATCCGGCAGGTTGCCGGGCAGGAAGAGCTGGTGTCGACGCTGAAACAACTGCTCGCGGCGCCACCCGTCGGTTTGCCGTACCGGATTGCCCTGCATGATCGTGTGGTCTCCCGATACGGCTTTGACAGGGCTGCGGGCGTGATCCTTGACCGGGCGCGTTCGCTGATCAGCGGCTCTTCCAGTGCCGTCGCGGCCTTCTCTCCGGGTCGATCAGTTCCGATGCCCACAGCCGGCAGCGCGGCCTCTGTGGCAGATGATGTCCGGTCGACCGTTCTGGCCGCAGCGCAAGAGATCGTCACTGCGCTGTATTATCTGGAGCAGGGCGGGCCTGCCCCCTTGCCCTCCGACACCGGTAGCACGGGCATCATCCACGTACTCTCGGCGGATCTTCACGAGATGCGGCAGCTCGCCCGGCGCGGGGCCGCACCTGACCGGACAGCCCGGATCGAGAGGATTGCAGGCCGTGCGCGCAGGGTGATCGAAGCTTTGGAGGATCGCGCCTCTCCCCTGCACCTGCATGTCACGCCGAAATTGCTTGAGCCGGTGTTGACCCGGATTGTGAGCAATGAGCCGCTCTGGGCGCATGGTCCTCAGGGTTTTGTGCGCGAACGGGGCAAGGCGGGATTGCCGCTGCGCCCGAGGGCGCAATGTGCCGGGACGGACCGTCCGGTGGGTGTGTTCCTGCACCTTTATTATGACGAGCTGGCGCCGGTCTTTGCCGCGAGGCTCGTGCATATTACCGTGCCGTTCCGCCTCTATGTGTCAACTGACACCGATGAGAAGGCGAGGCGCATCCGCGCGCATCTGCCGGATGCCGAGATCCGGGTATTTGCGAACCGGGGCCGCGATATCTGGCCCAAACTGTATGGCTTTGCCGCTGCCCATGCCCGCCATGACATCGTGCTGCATCTGCATGGCAAACGCTCGCTGCATTCCGACAGGCTGGATGACTGGCTGGCGCATATTCTCGGCTGCCTGCTCGGTTCGGAAGGCGAGGTGAACCGGATCCTGTCCTTTTTCGGGTCGATCCCCAGGCTGGGCATGGTGGTTCCGGTCACATATCGCGCCGTGCTTGGTGCGGCACATTGGGGGGCGAACCGCGATATCGCGCGCGAACTGGCACGGCGGATGGCGCTGCCCGGTCCGCTGCCCGACAATGACAGACTGCGCTTTCCGGTGGGGTCGATGTTCTGGGCCCGCAGCGCCACGCTCCGCCCGCTTCAGGATCTGGCGCTTGGGCAGGAGGCGTTCCCGCCCGAGGCTGGCCAGGTTGACGGGACCCTTGCCCATGCGATCGAGAGGATGCTTGGTGTCAGCTGTCAGGCAGGCGGAGCCGATATCCTGCCGGTGATGGGAGGCGGCACGCAGCTTCATCGCAAGTACCAGGTCCCCTTCACATCCAATCGAGACCTGCGCGAGGCGCTTGCGAGCGGAGCCTTCAATGACTGATCTGCCGCCTGTTGTGTTCGGCGCGCCGATGCTGCCCGACCCCGCCCGTCTCGCCAGCCTGACCGCCGAGGCGCTGGATGCCGGCTGGCTGACCAATGGCGGTGTATTGCATATGCGGCTGGAACACGCGCTGAGTGCGTGGCAGCACGCGGAGGATACGGTCTCACTGACCTCATCAGGGACGATGGCGCTGACACTTGCGCTGATGCTGGGTGAGCTGCCGGCAGGAGCCGAGGTCATCACCACCCCGCTCACATTTGCCGCGACAGCGCAGGCGATTGCAGCGCTCGGGCTGGTGCCGGTCTTTGCCGATGTCGATCCAGACCGGCTGACGCTCTGCCCGCGCGCGGTTGAGGCGGCGATCACGCCGCGCACGGCGGCCATTCTGCCGGTGCATTTCCTGGGGATACCCTGCGATGTCGCGGCGCTGGCGGCCCTTGCGCGGCGGCATGGCCTCTGGCTGGTCTATGATGCCGCCCATGCCTTCGGGGCCGAGATTGACGGCATTCCGATTGGTCACTTCGGCGATGCCTCGGCCTTTTCCCTGCATGCGACCAAATTGCTGAACACGGCTGAGGGCGGGTTTGTCGTGACGCGCGGCAATCAGGCGGCGGCGCTGCGCCGGCTGCGCAATTTCGGGCTGGAACAGGGGCGGGCGACCGGGCCGGGCCTCAATGGCAAACTTTCGGAACTGCATGCCGCCATGGGGCTCGCCCTCTTGCCCGATCTGCCGGCAGAGCTGACCGCGCGCCGGGCGTTGCGCCAGGCTTATGACAGTGCATTCTCCGGCTTGCCTGGGCTGCGGCTGCATCGGGCAGGGGGCGAAATCCCCGGCTATTATGCGCTGCGTCTTGCGCCGGATCTGCGCGCGCGGCTCGTGCTGGCCCTCGCCGAGGGGCGCATCTTCGCGCGAGATCACTTTCCGCTGCTTTGCGGTCCTGGCACATACTGGGCCGGAGACGGTATCGTGACCGCCTCCGGCACGTCCCCGGTGGCGCCGGAGGCAGGGCCTGAAATTCTCTGCCTGCCCTTTCATGGCCGTATTACTGCGCCACAGCTGGCCCGCATCACCGCCATCGTTTCGGCGGTGCTTGATCACAGCGACCCCAAACCGGAGCAGGCCGAATGAAATCCACCACCGATTTCGACGAGATCACCGTCTTCGGCGCGCGCGGGCATAGTCTGATGATCCTGCGCGGACTTGAGGAATACTGGCGGGGCCGCGTCCGTGTCCGGGCGCTGATTGATGAAATCGAGAACGGGTTCGTGCATCCCGGCCTTGGTGTGCCGGTGATCTCGTCGGCTGCGCGGCTGCGTGACCACGCAGCCCTGCCTGTGCTGCTGACGGTCTCGAACCCGGGATTGCGGCGCCGGGTGGCCGGGGGGCTGCGCGAGGAAGGTGCAACTCTTGCCACCGCCTGCTGCCCCGATCTGCCGCATGTCGATCCGGATGTGCAATTCGGCCCCGGTTCGATCACCATGCCCTGGACCCGGCTAGGGCCGGCGGTGAGGATCGGCGCCTGTGCGATGATCCTGTCCTCCAGCATCGGCCATGATGTGGAGATCGGCGATTTCTCAACGCTGGCGATCGAATCCGCCCTGGCCGGGCATGTGAAGATCGGCGAAAGCGTGAATATCGCTCCGAGGGGGGCGGTTATGAATGGCAGCCGCCGCCGGGTGATGGAGATCGGCGACGGGGCAGAGATCGGCGGTGGCGCAGTGGTGATCGGTAAGGTTGCGGCCGGGGCGCGCATGATCGGCAATCCGGCCATGCCGATCCGCGACTGGGTCAGGCTTCGCCGTCTGTTGCGGAATGAAACCGGCTCAGAAGCGCTGTGACATAGGGCCCGAAGCCGGTCTCCCTCCGGATCAGCCGGCGCAGATCCCGGCGGGACCCGGAAGTGACCGCATTGGCGGCGGCACCCGCTGCCGCGACAAATCCCGCCTCATCCTCGGGGGGCAGGAAACGCCCGACGCCCTCCGTCATCCCGATCAGGCCGATATCGGCGGCATAGCCGACAAAGGGCGTGCCAACCGCTGCGGCATGGATCGCGGTGGTCGGCCCCGGATCCTGGCGCGAGGTCAGCAGATAAACGTCAGCGGCACGATACCAGCCGAGGCAATCCTCGACAAATCCGGGCAGGGTCAGGGGCAGCCCCCCGGCCAGGGCGGCATTCGCGAGATCCCTGGCCCAGGCGTCCAGCACCCCCAGCCAGACAAAGCGCGCGCCGGGCTGCGCCGCCCGGATCCGCCGGGCCGCGTCGAGAAACAGATCAAAGCCTTTGCGCTTGTCGGCATGGCCGGCGCCGATAAAGACCGGCCCGTCCTGCCGCTGCCGCCACAGCCGCGCGCGCCGGAATGAGGCCAGCGGCGTCGGGGGCGGAATGATCCCTGGCCGCAATTGCCCGACAGGGCAGGGGTCCCCCGCCGGCGGCCCAGCCTTGCCCCGAGAGGTCCCCTGCGAGATGAGCGGTGAAATGCCCCGTGAAATCTGCGGCATCGAGGCAATCAGCCGGGCGCCCGCCGCTTGCGCCAGACGAAGATCCGGCATCAGGCCCTGGTCCCGGATGTAATCGGGCATCTCATGCAGCAGCACCAGACAGTCGAGACCTGCCTGCGCCAGAGGCACCGCAAGCCCGGCGGCGGCACTGGTATTGATCAGCGCAGCCGTGCCCTGCGGCAGCGCTGAGGCCAGCCCGGTCGCATCCCATCCCTCTGCGAGGATGAAAACGGGGCCAAGCGCCCGAAACCTGTCGAGCAAAGGCCCGGCATTGCCCATAAGGAAAACCGGATCATAGCCCCGGGTGCCAAGGGCGCGCGCCAGATCGAGCGTCAGGATCGGCACCCCGGCCTTTTGCGCGTCATGGCAGACCAGCACGAAGGGGCGTGGCCGTCCGGTCATCGCAGCCGCCATGGCGGCGCCTGACATTGCCGCATCGACAGGTGTTGGCCGCGGCAAAAATCCTAGCGCAGAGCCTTCGGTGACATAATGGCGAAACGGGTGGCTTTGGCCGAGCGCGAGGTAACACCGGCGATAGAAACCGGCATCGAACCCTTTGGAAGGCGAGCGCCCCTCGGCATCGCCATGGAGGATGAAATGCCGCACGGGATCTTGCGCGGGGCCGCGCAGGTCGGGATTGGCCTCGAGGTAATCCTCGGGGTCAATCAGGGGGTGGGGCTGGCGTTTCTGACCTTTTGCCACCCGCAACAGATAGTCCTCTGCCGCGCTGGCAGCTTTTTTGTGCCAGTTCGGGTAGCTCGCTTTATAGAACTTAGTGGAGAAATAGGGGGATGGGTCCAGTCCCCTTGCATCGCCATGGCTTTGGAAATGACGCCATGCCTCGCTTGTGCTCAGGCCATTCCCGCACTGACTGAGATAATAAACAGGATCGAACAGCCCCTGATGGATGAGCTGGTTCCGGGTGATATCTGCAGAGTGCATTTCTGTCGGTTGCTTGTCCCGGGAGGGCAGGGGGCGAGGATCGCCAGGCGCGAAAATGCTGCCGTCATGGTGTGACCAATGTGCCGGACCTGCGGGCCGTGCCTGATCTTCCCCAGGCCGGAAAAGCGAGGCCGCCATCGCCGCCATCGATCCTGTTGTGCAGCGCGAAACACCGTGAAGCTCACTGGCACGGTCTGTCACAAACGCGCCGATCACCTCCAGGGCGCGGTCGCTGCCAGGCGGAACGGTGTTGCGAAGCACGTCCAGGACATGCGCCGGATCCGGCTCTGAAAGGCTGACGATATAGTCAAACGCCGTCAGCACTCCGAACCCGGTCAGCATCGGGATCCGGTCTGCGGCCCGCTGCCGCACAAGGCGCCGCACCAGCTCTGCAAGCAAGACGAAGTAACGTGCCGGGGCCGGGCCCGCATGCAAAACCCTGTTGGTCAGCACCCGGCCGAGAACAGTGCGCGCCCTCCGGACCATGGGAGTTAGGTCCTCCGCCGGGGCCGAGAGCGCGAATACCGGATGTCCGGATCGCAACAGCTGCGGGGCGAGGGGGCCGGGCAGAAAGGCCGGGTCGACATAGAGCCCGCCTTCCGCCGCCAGCCGGTGATACCGGAAATAGTCCGATGCCATTGCAGGGACCGAGCAGGCAAGAAAGCCTGCCAGCGCCTCCCCCCCGAAATGCCGTTCGAGATAGTCGGCGGCGGTCTTGCGATCAAAGAGCTGGTACTGTCCGGGGAAGGTGCGCGCCCATTCGCTCTGCCGGCGGCGGGTCTCTGGCGGGCAGTCAGCTTGATGCCAGTATTGAATGACCATGCTCATGGCCAGCGTTGCACCTTCATCTCTCGCATGTTCCAGCCGGGCCCTGCCTGACCACTATATGAATGTCGGCAAGGCCTTGTTTCATGACTGGAATATGGCGCAGAGTGGCAGTTCTTTGCAATGATCCCCTTCGGCTGAGCCGCGGCAACCGCAACCTGGCGGAAAGCCCTGGGCGACACGGCAGTCGCGCCCTCCCTCTCAAGGCACCCGCGCTGCAGGAGGCTGGAAGCCAGTTGCGCCAGCTATGGGTGAGGCAACGCATGAGGCGTTTAACCATTCCGGTCAGAAACCCGACAGGCGGAAACGAAGGAAGCCCGGAGCCGGTGGAAAAGCTGCGGTCCGGGCTTTGCTATGCCGGTGTTTTTCAGGTTTTCATGGAAACCGTATAGAGGTCCGATAATGCAAGATTATTGATCGTATTGTGAAGCTGACGGGCGCGGCGGATAATGGCAAAAAAATGAAAATATACCGCCTCAAGGTGCTGGCGTAACCGGTTTCGCGACATCTCAGGGTGGCCTCTCGCACCGGTCTCAGTTCTCATGATTACTATGTTGACCTGGTGGCTGATGCGGCACCCTCCGCTCGAAGCTTGCCCACATTTCTGGTCCCGAGCAGCAGGAATGGAGGAGGAGAAGCGGAGGTGGCCGTTGCGGGCACCCTCTCGTGCCCCGCCCGCGCGCCGGGCCGATTGCCGGGGGCCGGATCTGCCGGCCCCCGCGGCGCGCTTCAGCGCCTCATCTTGCGAACAATATCCATGAACTCCTGCGCGCGTTTGGGATCGACCGCATTCCAGGTGTGACCGTCGAGCTTGAGCGACGAGCCCACAACACAGCCATCGGCGATCTTCAGCACATCCTCGACGGTGGCATGTTTCACGCCGGTATTGGCCAGAACCGGCGTATCAGGCAGGACCTTTTTGACCGATTCCAGATCGATCATCTTTGCGGATTCACCGGTTATCGCACCGGACACCAGCACAGCATCCGGGATCGATGAGAAGACCGCCGAACGCGCACGATCTGCAAGCGGCCGGCTGTCAAGCGAGGCCGCGAATTCTGCAGAGACATTGTTCAGGATCACCAGGTCCTTTCGGTCCAGCTGGCGTGCCCGGCGCATCGCCCGACCGGCGTTCGGGGTCCAGGGCCCCATATCCGAGGCATAGGTGCCGGTGAAAATCTCACGCACAAAGGAGGCGCCGGTCGCCGCCGCCAGGGCCACGGTGCTGTCGGGATCCCAGAGCACATTGACGCCAAAGGGTTTCTGGATCTTTTCACGCAGGCGACCGATCACGAAACCCATCGCCGAAGTCGTGGCGATATCGACCTTCAGCTCATAGGGGCGATCATTTTCATTGCCAAACATAACCGCATCGACACCGGCCGCCTGGAGCGCCTCCAGATCCTTCAATGCGCCCTGATAGATCCCCTCGATACCTGCATCGGCATCGTAAAGGGGGGTGCCGGGCATCGGGTTCAGG
The Gemmobacter sp. 24YEA27 DNA segment above includes these coding regions:
- a CDS encoding rhamnan synthesis F family protein translates to MSGSGVLVCIRINATRTNHQSWGESQYAEGLARAIRWHAGCEAVLVFRGEEPEPSAQPSVLLQIAGPHLEEPVAGMANLLWMISPPNVAPIGMLRRYQALFIGSEKLASQLRDHGLAADYLPQATECARFHPLRRPAGADEIPLAFVGGYAPRVDRRIILWAAEAGFEPQIWGPGWKDVVPARLWRGERLNSEALAEVYASARILLNSHMPLMATQGFMSNRSYDALASGALVVSDRVSGFHDPDFPEIRQVAGQEELVSTLKQLLAAPPVGLPYRIALHDRVVSRYGFDRAAGVILDRARSLISGSSSAVAAFSPGRSVPMPTAGSAASVADDVRSTVLAAAQEIVTALYYLEQGGPAPLPSDTGSTGIIHVLSADLHEMRQLARRGAAPDRTARIERIAGRARRVIEALEDRASPLHLHVTPKLLEPVLTRIVSNEPLWAHGPQGFVRERGKAGLPLRPRAQCAGTDRPVGVFLHLYYDELAPVFAARLVHITVPFRLYVSTDTDEKARRIRAHLPDAEIRVFANRGRDIWPKLYGFAAAHARHDIVLHLHGKRSLHSDRLDDWLAHILGCLLGSEGEVNRILSFFGSIPRLGMVVPVTYRAVLGAAHWGANRDIARELARRMALPGPLPDNDRLRFPVGSMFWARSATLRPLQDLALGQEAFPPEAGQVDGTLAHAIERMLGVSCQAGGADILPVMGGGTQLHRKYQVPFTSNRDLREALASGAFND
- a CDS encoding aminotransferase class V-fold PLP-dependent enzyme, with the translated sequence MTDLPPVVFGAPMLPDPARLASLTAEALDAGWLTNGGVLHMRLEHALSAWQHAEDTVSLTSSGTMALTLALMLGELPAGAEVITTPLTFAATAQAIAALGLVPVFADVDPDRLTLCPRAVEAAITPRTAAILPVHFLGIPCDVAALAALARRHGLWLVYDAAHAFGAEIDGIPIGHFGDASAFSLHATKLLNTAEGGFVVTRGNQAAALRRLRNFGLEQGRATGPGLNGKLSELHAAMGLALLPDLPAELTARRALRQAYDSAFSGLPGLRLHRAGGEIPGYYALRLAPDLRARLVLALAEGRIFARDHFPLLCGPGTYWAGDGIVTASGTSPVAPEAGPEILCLPFHGRITAPQLARITAIVSAVLDHSDPKPEQAE
- a CDS encoding acetyltransferase; this translates as MKSTTDFDEITVFGARGHSLMILRGLEEYWRGRVRVRALIDEIENGFVHPGLGVPVISSAARLRDHAALPVLLTVSNPGLRRRVAGGLREEGATLATACCPDLPHVDPDVQFGPGSITMPWTRLGPAVRIGACAMILSSSIGHDVEIGDFSTLAIESALAGHVKIGESVNIAPRGAVMNGSRRRVMEIGDGAEIGGGAVVIGKVAAGARMIGNPAMPIRDWVRLRRLLRNETGSEAL
- a CDS encoding glycosyltransferase, with protein sequence MSMVIQYWHQADCPPETRRRQSEWARTFPGQYQLFDRKTAADYLERHFGGEALAGFLACSVPAMASDYFRYHRLAAEGGLYVDPAFLPGPLAPQLLRSGHPVFALSAPAEDLTPMVRRARTVLGRVLTNRVLHAGPAPARYFVLLAELVRRLVRQRAADRIPMLTGFGVLTAFDYIVSLSEPDPAHVLDVLRNTVPPGSDRALEVIGAFVTDRASELHGVSRCTTGSMAAMAASLFRPGEDQARPAGPAHWSHHDGSIFAPGDPRPLPSRDKQPTEMHSADITRNQLIHQGLFDPVYYLSQCGNGLSTSEAWRHFQSHGDARGLDPSPYFSTKFYKASYPNWHKKAASAAEDYLLRVAKGQKRQPHPLIDPEDYLEANPDLRGPAQDPVRHFILHGDAEGRSPSKGFDAGFYRRCYLALGQSHPFRHYVTEGSALGFLPRPTPVDAAMSGAAMAAAMTGRPRPFVLVCHDAQKAGVPILTLDLARALGTRGYDPVFLMGNAGPLLDRFRALGPVFILAEGWDATGLASALPQGTAALINTSAAAGLAVPLAQAGLDCLVLLHEMPDYIRDQGLMPDLRLAQAAGARLIASMPQISRGISPLISQGTSRGKAGPPAGDPCPVGQLRPGIIPPPTPLASFRRARLWRQRQDGPVFIGAGHADKRKGFDLFLDAARRIRAAQPGARFVWLGVLDAWARDLANAALAGGLPLTLPGFVEDCLGWYRAADVYLLTSRQDPGPTTAIHAAAVGTPFVGYAADIGLIGMTEGVGRFLPPEDEAGFVAAAGAAANAVTSGSRRDLRRLIRRETGFGPYVTALLSRFHSATDGEA
- a CDS encoding BtpA/SgcQ family protein, which translates into the protein MTKFAQLFPGIRPVIAMVHLNPMPGTPLYDADAGIEGIYQGALKDLEALQAAGVDAVMFGNENDRPYELKVDIATTSAMGFVIGRLREKIQKPFGVNVLWDPDSTVALAAATGASFVREIFTGTYASDMGPWTPNAGRAMRRARQLDRKDLVILNNVSAEFAASLDSRPLADRARSAVFSSIPDAVLVSGAITGESAKMIDLESVKKVLPDTPVLANTGVKHATVEDVLKIADGCVVGSSLKLDGHTWNAVDPKRAQEFMDIVRKMRR